Proteins from a genomic interval of Nostoc sp. TCL240-02:
- a CDS encoding transposase, protein MKAYSLDLRQKIVDAYACGDISQRKLAKNFGVTLSFVQNLLKRHRELGMIGPKVRTEQTATKLNAEQLEILRQLVIAQPDATLSELRERLYEKTEVLIGVATVNRMVRWKLHLNLKKKVSTSQKR, encoded by the coding sequence ATGAAAGCCTACTCTCTCGACTTGCGTCAAAAAATAGTTGATGCTTATGCCTGCGGTGACATTTCCCAACGAAAACTGGCTAAAAACTTTGGTGTCACCTTAAGTTTTGTGCAAAATTTACTCAAACGCCATCGAGAATTGGGGATGATAGGCCCCAAGGTGCGGACTGAGCAGACAGCAACAAAGTTGAATGCTGAACAGTTAGAAATCCTGCGCCAACTCGTCATAGCACAGCCCGATGCGACGTTAAGCGAATTGCGGGAACGACTTTACGAGAAAACAGAGGTCTTAATTGGGGTAGCTACGGTGAATCGGATGGTTCGCTGGAAACTTCACCTCAACCTCAAAAAAAAAGTCTCCACCTCACAAAAAAGGTAG
- a CDS encoding tetratricopeptide repeat protein, with protein MKSKNQAVFALIVKSTIVFLPLLLSVGIASGQSSPSPSPALTQTSVLSNQEREELTRLRAEKRIQQQVQSDFNSAFSRTTILLNVWLVILSLFPVAIIALFWLLRRVVIREIVDRAMQQLQGMENLQNQLTSVKQEAENVIQEAKKINYELEQETVILQQKIKCEQENLSTLTSELDLAKSQVLSRLETQLKKSQENIEILESNFASGLSKLELDTQQQREIALETIGNLTFVLTEKLSQLKLSVQQKQELAFTDLEGSRSEFISQLSGWQSDAQKQKDIVFETLTKLQSEFADQLSELQVDAHHKKEIAFESLGKLDNELKSQLSELQADAQEQKNKIVESLAALQLEFAEQLSELQLDAQKRKELIIENLETSGSEFSSQFSELQWNAQQQKILILEKLERLETEFVSQLSELQLDAEERKDLILQELTEITPESILEAVNYEVKEEKEIEEQPQQPKLTAEEYVKEGDRLFSQKRYEDAIAAYNQAVKIQPDEPVAWLKRGLTLGRLKRYKDAIASYNRAIQIQPDYHQAWCDRGVAFGKLQQHQQAFASFEKATQIKPDDAVAWLNCGLSLVTLEQYEEAITSFDKALEFQPNSPKIWDKRGYTLVRLGRDDEAIASFNKTLEIKPDYASAYYNKAACYALQRQVELSLATLKQAIELDPRYKEDAATDLDFDDIADDERFKQLVAE; from the coding sequence ATGAAGAGCAAAAATCAAGCTGTTTTCGCTTTAATTGTAAAAAGTACTATTGTCTTTTTACCCTTACTATTATCCGTTGGAATTGCCAGTGGGCAATCTTCACCATCACCTTCCCCAGCACTAACCCAGACTTCGGTGTTGTCGAATCAAGAACGGGAAGAATTAACACGACTACGAGCAGAAAAGCGAATTCAACAGCAAGTCCAATCTGATTTTAATAGTGCTTTTAGTCGTACAACTATTTTACTCAATGTCTGGCTAGTTATATTAAGCCTATTTCCAGTCGCAATCATTGCTTTATTTTGGCTACTGCGACGGGTGGTAATCCGTGAAATTGTTGATAGAGCGATGCAACAATTACAGGGAATGGAAAATTTGCAAAATCAGCTAACTAGCGTTAAGCAAGAGGCTGAAAATGTTATTCAAGAAGCTAAAAAAATAAATTATGAATTAGAGCAAGAGACGGTTATTTTACAACAAAAAATTAAATGCGAACAAGAAAATTTATCTACCCTGACATCGGAACTAGATTTAGCAAAATCACAGGTATTAAGTAGATTAGAAACTCAACTCAAAAAATCTCAAGAAAATATAGAAATTTTAGAGTCAAATTTTGCTTCGGGTCTATCTAAGTTAGAGTTGGATACTCAACAGCAAAGAGAAATAGCACTAGAAACTATAGGAAATTTAACATTTGTTCTGACAGAAAAATTGTCTCAGTTAAAGTTGAGCGTACAACAAAAGCAAGAACTAGCCTTTACTGATTTAGAAGGATCAAGGTCTGAGTTCATATCTCAACTTTCTGGATGGCAGTCTGATGCTCAAAAGCAAAAGGATATAGTTTTTGAAACTTTGACCAAGTTGCAATCAGAATTTGCCGATCAATTATCAGAATTACAGGTAGATGCTCACCACAAAAAAGAGATTGCATTTGAGAGTTTAGGAAAATTAGATAATGAATTGAAATCTCAGTTATCAGAACTACAGGCGGATGCTCAGGAGCAAAAAAATAAAATTGTTGAAAGTTTAGCAGCATTGCAGTTAGAGTTTGCTGAACAACTATCTGAATTACAATTAGATGCTCAAAAGCGCAAAGAGTTAATTATTGAAAATTTAGAAACATCTGGTTCTGAATTTAGTTCACAATTTTCAGAATTACAATGGAATGCTCAACAACAAAAAATTCTCATTTTGGAGAAGTTAGAAAGATTAGAAACTGAGTTTGTCTCTCAACTATCGGAGTTACAATTGGATGCCGAAGAGAGAAAGGATCTTATTCTTCAAGAACTAACTGAAATTACACCTGAATCTATCTTAGAGGCGGTGAATTATGAAGTTAAGGAAGAAAAAGAAATAGAGGAACAGCCACAACAACCAAAATTGACTGCTGAGGAGTATGTAAAAGAGGGAGATAGGCTGTTTTCTCAAAAGCGCTATGAAGATGCGATCGCAGCTTACAACCAAGCGGTTAAAATCCAACCTGATGAACCTGTGGCTTGGTTAAAACGAGGTCTAACTCTCGGAAGGTTGAAACGCTATAAAGATGCGATCGCATCCTACAATCGAGCTATTCAGATTCAACCAGATTACCATCAAGCTTGGTGTGATCGCGGCGTTGCTTTTGGGAAATTACAACAGCATCAGCAAGCCTTTGCTTCATTTGAGAAAGCTACACAAATCAAGCCTGATGATGCTGTTGCTTGGTTAAATTGCGGTCTTTCTCTCGTAACGTTGGAACAGTATGAAGAGGCAATAACGTCTTTTGATAAAGCGCTGGAATTTCAACCTAATTCTCCCAAAATCTGGGATAAACGCGGTTATACCTTGGTAAGATTAGGACGCGATGATGAAGCGATCGCTAGTTTTAACAAAACTTTAGAAATTAAGCCAGATTATGCCAGTGCCTACTATAACAAAGCAGCCTGTTATGCACTGCAAAGACAAGTTGAACTATCTCTGGCAACTCTGAAACAGGCAATTGAACTTGATCCCAGGTATAAAGAAGATGCAGCAACTGACCTAGATTTTGATGATATTGCCGATGATGAGCGCTTTAAGCAGTTGGTTGCAGAGTAA
- a CDS encoding glycoside hydrolase family 10 protein, with amino-acid sequence MTPAPWLLLKKRLLPLLFLISFVAVFLFNSFAPAIAQLPPQPRQEIRGVWLSGNDFSVFRNRSKVQAAMSQLRQLNFNTVYPVVWNDGYTHYPSAVMQKMGIPFFFKGTDGQDVIADIISQARREGLLAIPWFEFGFMVPLTSELASQHPDWLTQKQDGTQTSISAAGEVAWLNPFHPEVQKFITELVMEVITQYDADGVQFDDHTSLPVDFGYDKYTISLYTQETGNPPPPNPQAQAWKRWRADKISAFMVDLYQTVKAQKPNAIFSVSPVDSDYAYKVQLQDWLNWVRLGIVDELVMQVYRNDLASFISQITRLEILETQKIIPTGIGILAGLRNRQVSMSQIQPQVEAAQQRGLGIGFFYYESLWDIAPEPAAQRQSAFAALFQNPALRDISQNTPRQPAFDTISLPLYTKPSLGQRVRGYFLEMAIAGGQPRRILLDTGSVGLRVPKEFLGNAPIRRTGQNIKEVLSDGTILEGELVYANIRFGLLPAAELVPVQIVNSRQCTAQKPNCSAKNGVPFSGIIGVNYFEKSLPYNPLRKLPGNLSNGFIVTGNGGNNNNGSLILGLTAGNQAGFKMAPWSKQSEINGVPGNRWDSQLSKVCLTIAGSSAKNLCNGKMMTDTGTINGLTEFKSASTAGKLKPGVLRSANAVKVAINGIFDYSLTPGTRDGFNRWNLSISPQSELPTFVNAGIAFFDKYDVLFDPVNGRQGFRNRR; translated from the coding sequence ATGACCCCTGCTCCCTGGCTCTTGTTGAAGAAGCGTCTGCTGCCATTATTATTTTTGATATCATTCGTTGCTGTATTCCTATTCAACAGCTTTGCCCCTGCTATTGCCCAACTGCCTCCTCAACCTCGTCAAGAAATTCGGGGGGTGTGGCTCAGTGGTAACGATTTTAGCGTTTTTAGAAATCGCTCCAAGGTGCAAGCAGCCATGAGCCAACTAAGGCAGTTAAACTTTAACACTGTTTATCCAGTGGTATGGAACGATGGCTATACACATTACCCCAGCGCCGTCATGCAAAAAATGGGTATTCCCTTCTTCTTCAAGGGAACAGATGGACAAGATGTGATTGCAGACATTATCAGTCAAGCCCGCAGAGAAGGACTACTAGCAATACCTTGGTTTGAATTTGGTTTCATGGTTCCCCTAACTTCAGAACTTGCATCCCAGCATCCAGATTGGCTGACACAAAAGCAGGATGGGACTCAAACTTCAATTAGTGCTGCGGGTGAAGTAGCGTGGTTGAATCCCTTTCACCCCGAAGTGCAAAAGTTTATCACCGAACTCGTGATGGAAGTCATTACTCAATACGATGCTGATGGCGTTCAATTTGACGACCATACGAGTTTACCTGTGGATTTTGGTTACGATAAATACACAATTAGTCTATATACTCAAGAAACTGGGAATCCTCCTCCACCTAATCCCCAAGCCCAAGCCTGGAAAAGATGGCGGGCAGATAAAATCAGTGCATTCATGGTAGACCTCTACCAAACCGTGAAAGCTCAAAAACCGAACGCTATCTTCTCAGTTTCTCCTGTTGATTCTGACTACGCCTATAAGGTGCAACTGCAAGACTGGCTCAACTGGGTACGGTTGGGTATTGTCGATGAGTTAGTTATGCAGGTGTACCGTAATGATTTGGCAAGTTTTATCAGTCAAATTACTCGCCTAGAAATTTTAGAAACCCAAAAAATTATCCCAACAGGTATCGGTATTTTAGCGGGGTTGCGAAATCGCCAAGTCTCCATGTCACAAATCCAACCCCAAGTAGAAGCAGCGCAACAACGGGGTTTAGGTATTGGCTTTTTCTACTACGAAAGCCTTTGGGATATTGCGCCTGAACCAGCAGCACAACGACAGTCAGCATTTGCGGCTCTTTTCCAAAACCCAGCATTGCGCGATATCTCTCAAAATACACCCCGCCAGCCAGCTTTTGATACCATAAGCTTACCTTTGTACACAAAACCTTCCCTCGGTCAACGTGTTCGCGGCTATTTTTTGGAAATGGCGATCGCAGGTGGTCAGCCAAGACGTATCTTATTAGATACAGGGTCAGTAGGGCTGCGAGTTCCCAAAGAGTTTTTAGGTAATGCTCCTATCCGCAGAACGGGACAAAATATCAAGGAGGTCTTAAGTGATGGGACTATCCTGGAAGGAGAATTAGTTTATGCTAATATCCGATTTGGCTTGCTTCCCGCCGCAGAACTAGTTCCCGTACAGATTGTTAATAGTCGCCAATGTACTGCCCAAAAGCCTAATTGTTCAGCAAAGAATGGTGTGCCATTTTCCGGTATTATCGGTGTCAACTATTTTGAAAAGTCACTTCCCTATAATCCGTTGAGAAAATTACCAGGCAATTTGAGTAACGGATTTATTGTTACGGGAAATGGTGGTAATAACAATAATGGCAGCCTAATTCTCGGTTTAACTGCTGGTAATCAAGCAGGTTTCAAAATGGCTCCTTGGAGTAAACAAAGCGAAATTAATGGTGTACCCGGTAACAGATGGGACTCCCAATTGAGCAAAGTTTGTTTAACTATTGCTGGGAGTTCCGCTAAAAATCTTTGTAACGGCAAAATGATGACTGATACTGGAACTATTAATGGTTTGACTGAATTCAAGTCAGCTTCTACAGCAGGTAAGCTCAAACCAGGCGTATTACGTTCAGCGAATGCTGTGAAAGTAGCAATTAATGGCATTTTTGATTACAGCCTCACACCAGGAACCCGCGACGGATTTAATCGCTGGAATTTAAGCATTTCGCCACAATCAGAACTTCCTACATTTGTAAATGCTGGCATCGCCTTTTTTGATAAATACGATGTCCTCTTTGACCCAGTTAATGGAAGACAGGGTTTTCGCAATCGACGGTAA
- a CDS encoding filamentous hemagglutinin N-terminal domain-containing protein, translating to MTIKYGLHKCLQFGLAGLLGCLSASLFTAKTQAQQSNIVPDNTLGAESSQVIGNLRGLPIEVITGGATRQINLFHSFQEFNISEGRAAYFFSPSADIQNILARVTGNNRSEILGTLGTFGNSSPNLFLINPNGIVFGKNASLDVQGSFVGTTANGIQFGNQGVFSATNPQAVPLLTINPSVLLFNQIQANGGIINQSQAPAGTNALGEDVTGLQVADGKSLLLVGGNINIDGGGIRAYGGNVELAGLAAPGNVGLNITGDNFGLVIPENVERADVSLSNGAEVNVRGADGGNITIQARNVNLVAGSILRAGIDTGLGTPNSKGGDITINATADTTLIDESGIANVVQEKAFAQAGDINITTGTLTLEKTGLINANLYGQGNAGNVNINAQGNISFRNSIPGEANGIVVKVNEGAIGNGGNVTLNTNSL from the coding sequence ATGACGATCAAATACGGATTACACAAGTGTTTGCAGTTTGGATTAGCAGGGTTACTGGGCTGTTTAAGTGCAAGTCTGTTCACTGCTAAAACCCAGGCACAACAAAGTAATATCGTACCCGACAACACACTTGGCGCTGAGTCCTCTCAAGTTATAGGTAACTTGAGAGGACTACCCATAGAAGTAATTACTGGTGGTGCAACTCGCCAAATCAATCTTTTTCACAGCTTTCAAGAATTTAATATCAGCGAGGGACGGGCAGCATATTTCTTCAGTCCTAGCGCAGATATCCAGAATATTCTGGCACGGGTGACAGGTAATAACCGTTCAGAAATTTTGGGGACACTTGGCACATTTGGTAATTCTAGTCCAAATTTATTTTTGATCAACCCCAATGGCATTGTGTTTGGCAAAAATGCCAGTTTAGATGTACAAGGTTCCTTTGTGGGGACGACTGCAAATGGAATTCAGTTTGGCAATCAAGGTGTTTTTAGTGCAACAAATCCCCAAGCCGTGCCATTGTTGACTATTAATCCTTCAGTATTGCTGTTTAATCAAATCCAAGCGAATGGAGGAATTATCAATCAATCCCAAGCACCCGCAGGGACAAATGCCCTCGGTGAAGATGTTACGGGTTTACAAGTTGCTGATGGTAAAAGCTTGCTGCTAGTTGGTGGAAATATCAATATAGATGGTGGCGGAATTCGCGCTTATGGCGGAAACGTTGAGTTAGCAGGTTTGGCTGCACCGGGAAATGTGGGATTGAATATTACGGGTGATAATTTTGGTTTAGTAATACCTGAGAATGTGGAACGCGCCGATGTTTCGCTGAGTAATGGTGCAGAAGTTAATGTTCGCGGTGCAGATGGCGGTAATATCACAATTCAGGCTCGAAATGTAAATTTAGTTGCGGGAAGTATATTAAGAGCAGGAATAGATACAGGTTTAGGTACTCCAAATAGTAAGGGTGGAGATATTACTATTAATGCTACAGCAGATACAACATTAATAGATGAAAGTGGGATCGCTAACGTAGTGCAAGAAAAAGCTTTTGCTCAAGCTGGCGATATCAATATTACAACTGGGACATTGACATTAGAAAAAACTGGACTCATTAATGCTAATCTCTACGGACAAGGCAATGCCGGAAATGTAAATATCAATGCTCAAGGTAATATCAGTTTTCGTAACTCGATACCAGGGGAAGCTAACGGAATTGTTGTCAAGGTAAATGAAGGCGCTATAGGTAATGGTGGTAACGTTACGCTCAATACCAATTCTTTATAA
- a CDS encoding aromatic amino acid lyase, which translates to MPLLTFYGNSIADRYPTHAEQYNQNINSQGFASANLARTSVEVFQQYMAVALMFGVQSVDLRTYTIAGHYDARATLSPATRDLYMAVRNVVGRSPSKERPYVWDDNEQALDLHISKIAVDIAACGEIVTAVSRVLSSLNK; encoded by the coding sequence ATGCCCCTATTAACTTTCTATGGAAATTCTATTGCTGATAGATATCCTACCCATGCGGAACAATACAACCAGAATATTAATAGTCAAGGGTTTGCTTCGGCGAATTTAGCACGAACCAGTGTAGAAGTTTTTCAGCAATATATGGCTGTGGCTTTGATGTTTGGGGTGCAATCGGTGGATTTGCGTACATACACGATCGCAGGACATTATGATGCGCGTGCAACTTTGTCTCCCGCAACTAGGGATTTATATATGGCGGTACGGAATGTGGTGGGGCGATCGCCATCTAAGGAGCGTCCCTATGTGTGGGATGACAACGAACAAGCTCTGGATTTACATATTAGTAAAATTGCGGTTGATATTGCGGCTTGTGGAGAAATTGTGACTGCTGTTAGTCGAGTTTTATCTAGTTTGAATAAATAA
- a CDS encoding DUF1565 domain-containing protein yields MVNSTLIVTLYINPMTGNDINTGSRLSPFKSLTRALKITKIPTIIHLEPGTYSAASGEVFPLIIPEEATLLGNEANKGAGIVISGSGEYGSPSFGIQNITLLLLDNASLLGVTVINPSAKGTGIWIESAAPTLANNTFRDCGREGVFTTGTAKPAILDNIFVQNTASGLVIAGHSQGEVLRNLFERNPLGIAISDFATPTIANNKLSENRTAIALSRNAQPVLRQNLMTKNTQGGLLVNGNAIPDLGNTQDPADNIFSDNSEFDLYNATKQKLISVGNDLNPFLVKGLIELIPVNQVAINTSLSDAPAQSSSQKLPAPVQLDVHWAEPFIQALVSMDLIHRFADGSYQPDKPMTRAQYASLVAIAFNPFPKISAPDFTDVPKDFWAYSAIQVAASGGFVGGFSDRTFRPDQHVQRLQVIVSLVNGLGLAAIDSDILEVYSDRQTIPDYARKAVATATQQKIIVNYPDPKLLAPLRLATRAEVAAMVYQALVAIGRTSAIKSVYVGLHSRT; encoded by the coding sequence ATGGTGAACTCTACCCTCATCGTCACACTCTATATCAACCCTATGACAGGGAATGATATTAATACTGGTTCGCGGTTGAGTCCGTTTAAAAGCCTCACCCGTGCCTTAAAAATAACCAAAATCCCGACAATTATTCATCTTGAGCCGGGGACTTACAGCGCTGCTAGCGGTGAGGTGTTTCCACTGATTATTCCTGAAGAGGCAACACTGTTGGGTAATGAAGCTAATAAAGGTGCAGGGATTGTAATTTCTGGGAGTGGCGAGTATGGAAGCCCTAGCTTTGGTATACAAAATATTACGCTACTCTTGCTAGATAATGCCAGTCTTTTAGGCGTAACTGTCATTAATCCCTCAGCAAAAGGTACTGGTATCTGGATTGAATCGGCTGCACCGACTTTAGCTAATAATACTTTCAGGGATTGTGGGCGGGAAGGTGTGTTTACTACTGGTACTGCCAAACCTGCAATTTTAGATAACATATTTGTGCAAAATACTGCTAGCGGGTTGGTGATAGCAGGACATAGCCAGGGAGAAGTACTGCGGAATTTATTTGAAAGAAACCCTTTAGGTATAGCAATTAGTGACTTTGCGACTCCAACGATCGCAAATAACAAGTTATCAGAAAATCGCACCGCGATCGCACTTTCTCGGAATGCCCAACCTGTGCTGCGTCAAAATCTCATGACTAAAAATACCCAAGGTGGTCTATTAGTCAATGGCAATGCAATTCCTGACTTAGGTAATACCCAAGATCCTGCTGATAATATTTTTAGTGATAATAGTGAATTTGATTTGTATAATGCTACTAAGCAAAAACTAATTTCCGTAGGTAATGATTTGAATCCTTTTCTAGTCAAAGGTTTGATTGAATTGATCCCAGTCAATCAAGTAGCAATTAACACTAGCTTATCCGATGCTCCAGCACAATCCTCATCTCAAAAACTCCCCGCGCCTGTTCAACTAGATGTACATTGGGCAGAACCATTTATCCAGGCATTAGTAAGCATGGATTTAATTCATCGTTTTGCTGATGGTAGCTACCAGCCAGATAAACCCATGACTCGCGCCCAGTATGCATCTCTGGTAGCGATCGCTTTTAACCCATTTCCCAAAATTTCAGCACCTGATTTTACGGATGTACCCAAGGATTTTTGGGCTTATAGCGCTATCCAAGTCGCGGCTAGCGGTGGCTTTGTTGGTGGATTTAGCGATCGCACTTTTCGCCCAGATCAGCACGTCCAACGGCTACAGGTGATTGTTTCCCTAGTAAACGGACTGGGACTAGCAGCTATTGATAGCGATATTTTAGAAGTATATAGCGATCGTCAGACCATTCCCGACTACGCCCGAAAAGCCGTAGCCACTGCTACACAACAAAAAATCATCGTTAATTACCCAGATCCCAAACTACTTGCACCTTTACGTTTGGCAACACGCGCCGAAGTTGCAGCAATGGTTTATCAAGCATTAGTTGCCATTGGGCGAACATCTGCGATTAAATCTGTCTATGTAGGGTTGCATTCTAGAACTTGA
- a CDS encoding class I adenylate-forming enzyme family protein: MNIAHHVERGHRLYPNKTAIVYEDKSYTYRQLDRLVNCTANALRGLGIVKGDRVALFLPNIPEFAIAYLGILKIGAIAVSLNVMLKSAEVSYILNDCTAKAIVTTESGRLQLTEADLPHLQHILIAEGVVNNDIDFADLISNASPITRAMEMEWNSPASIVYTSGTTGFPKGATLSHGNIISNISAHNRCCEMSRTDRLLLYVPLFHCFGQNAIFNAGLNVCATILLQRRFDLDQVLESIEKYQATMFFGVPTVFIRLLNQDTSKYNFNSLCYYFSAAAPMPVEIAKSWQDKYKKVIHEGYGLTEASPCASYIAVISLLQYSRREQFY, from the coding sequence ATGAATATCGCACATCATGTAGAGCGCGGTCATCGGCTATATCCCAACAAGACCGCCATAGTTTACGAAGATAAGTCTTATACTTACAGGCAACTTGACCGTTTAGTGAATTGTACAGCCAATGCTTTGCGTGGATTGGGCATTGTAAAAGGCGATCGCGTGGCGTTGTTTTTACCCAATATACCGGAGTTTGCGATCGCTTATTTGGGGATTTTGAAAATTGGTGCGATCGCAGTTTCACTAAATGTCATGCTGAAGTCTGCTGAGGTTAGTTACATTCTCAATGATTGCACTGCTAAAGCTATTGTCACCACAGAATCGGGTCGTTTGCAATTAACAGAGGCTGATTTACCCCATTTACAACATATTCTCATTGCTGAAGGTGTTGTTAATAACGACATAGATTTTGCAGATTTGATTTCAAACGCTTCTCCCATCACTCGCGCTATGGAGATGGAATGGAACTCTCCAGCTAGTATTGTCTATACTTCTGGTACTACAGGCTTTCCCAAAGGTGCAACACTTTCCCACGGTAATATCATTTCTAATATCTCTGCACACAATCGTTGTTGCGAGATGAGTCGAACTGATAGATTGCTACTGTATGTACCACTGTTTCATTGCTTTGGTCAAAATGCAATTTTCAATGCTGGTCTAAATGTTTGTGCAACTATCCTTTTGCAAAGGAGATTTGATTTAGATCAAGTCTTAGAAAGCATCGAAAAATATCAAGCCACTATGTTTTTTGGTGTACCCACTGTATTTATTCGATTACTGAATCAAGACACCTCTAAATATAACTTTAACAGCTTGTGTTATTACTTTAGCGCTGCTGCTCCAATGCCTGTAGAAATTGCCAAGTCTTGGCAAGATAAGTATAAAAAGGTGATTCATGAAGGATATGGTTTAACCGAAGCTTCACCTTGCGCTAGCTATATAGCGGTTATCAGTCTACTTCAGTACAGTAGGAGAGAGCAATTCTACTGA
- a CDS encoding IS630 family transposase produces the protein MRGIPVEELIFLDESGVNLSFIRKCARALPGLRAYAQKPNRKGKNVSVIGAISLKGLLTQWSGLGSIDALTFDAFIAQKLVPKLWPGAVVIMDNCSIHKSDELEALLIAAGAHLIYLPPYSPDFSPIENCWSKIKNILRRIGARTYPDLLQALDTAFAEVTIENLLGWFTHCCYCTSQD, from the coding sequence TTGAGGGGGATACCCGTCGAAGAGCTGATTTTCTTAGATGAATCGGGAGTTAATCTGTCCTTCATCCGCAAATGTGCCCGCGCCTTGCCTGGCCTTCGGGCCTATGCTCAAAAGCCCAACCGCAAAGGGAAAAATGTCTCGGTAATTGGTGCAATTAGCTTGAAAGGACTGCTCACCCAATGGAGTGGCTTAGGTTCTATCGATGCTTTGACTTTTGATGCCTTCATCGCCCAAAAGCTCGTACCCAAACTTTGGCCTGGTGCAGTGGTGATCATGGATAACTGCTCAATCCATAAAAGTGATGAACTTGAAGCTTTGCTCATCGCTGCTGGCGCTCATCTCATTTATCTCCCCCCCTATTCTCCCGATTTTTCACCGATTGAGAATTGTTGGTCCAAGATTAAGAACATTCTCCGTCGCATCGGTGCAAGGACATACCCTGATTTACTCCAGGCATTAGATACGGCATTCGCAGAAGTGACAATAGAGAATTTGCTGGGTTGGTTTACTCACTGCTGCTACTGTACCTCACAAGACTGA
- a CDS encoding aromatic amino acid lyase has translation MQEKKLPLADVRAAMLLRANSHITGASGIRLELIKRMLVFLNAGVTPHVCEFGSIGASGDLTPLAYITGALIGLNSSYTVDFNGEEMDAPTALKKLGLEPLQLLPKEGLAMMNGTSVMTGIAANCVQHTFEGVTNYW, from the coding sequence GTGCAGGAAAAAAAATTACCTCTGGCTGATGTCCGCGCTGCGATGCTTCTCCGTGCAAACTCCCATATTACTGGTGCATCGGGGATTCGTTTGGAACTTATCAAGCGGATGCTAGTATTTTTAAATGCTGGTGTTACACCCCATGTCTGCGAATTTGGCTCAATCGGTGCGAGTGGTGATTTAACGCCTTTAGCATATATCACAGGGGCATTGATTGGTTTAAATTCTAGTTACACCGTAGACTTTAACGGTGAAGAAATGGATGCACCAACAGCACTGAAAAAGCTGGGTTTAGAGCCATTGCAATTACTTCCCAAGGAAGGGTTAGCAATGATGAATGGTACTTCGGTAATGACTGGAATTGCCGCTAATTGTGTACAACATACGTTTGAAGGGGTTACAAATTACTGGTAA
- a CDS encoding aromatic amino acid lyase, giving the protein MDTLRLSKNTAGKTAFTFVHNSDDTVVVGDRYLTIEEVISVARYGAQVRLTDNLKSLANVQASCDFIHHVVESGDPIYGVTTGFGGMANVVISPESAALLQNNLMWYHKVGAGKKITSG; this is encoded by the coding sequence ATGGATACGCTTCGTTTAAGTAAAAACACTGCTGGTAAAACTGCATTTACTTTTGTACACAATTCTGATGATACTGTGGTTGTAGGCGATCGCTATCTCACTATCGAAGAAGTAATTAGTGTAGCGCGTTATGGGGCGCAGGTACGTTTAACTGACAATCTCAAAAGTTTAGCTAATGTCCAAGCATCCTGTGATTTTATTCACCATGTGGTTGAATCTGGCGACCCTATTTATGGTGTGACAACTGGTTTTGGTGGTATGGCCAACGTGGTGATTTCTCCTGAATCTGCGGCTTTGCTGCAAAATAATTTGATGTGGTATCACAAGGTGGGTGCAGGAAAAAAAATTACCTCTGGCTGA